A window from Malassezia japonica chromosome 1, complete sequence encodes these proteins:
- a CDS encoding primary-amine oxidase (EggNog:ENOG503NTVH; COG:Q) yields the protein MSPVTVDPAHPAPAVHPLDPATAEELEEAVALVSTKFNDEPLFFHAGGLAEPPKPILRKYLRAERSGQLIAPPPRRMSLMFYIAKTPRLFEATVDVTNKNVDEFTELPRTKMAPLNPEEVNTICDLVYNSDELKKEAERLNIPLSHIVAEPWDFARDAENEHDRKAQVFFFMRDLESEDLDANPYAYPLDFLMIIDLNTDQDKISSVPRLPLGVSTKGDDEPKDGFKFGKPKAPEYAHHLQKEKARTSLKPLRVVQPEGPSFSVDGYLIEWEKWRFRIGFNWREGLVLYDITFDGREVFHRISLSEMVVPYGEPRAPLHRKNAFDLGNLGAGFCANNLGLGCDCLGVIKYFDANLLGFNGKPFKTENVVCMHEIDAGIQWKHTNWRTGNASVVRRRQLQLQTIITVANYEYCFYYNFDQSGEIMFDVLATGILSTTPVDPDNKDPCEFGTRVAHGVLGPYHQHIFNLRIDPCVDGDGNSLQIVDSVPMPRDEFNPHGIGYRTESRVMKESGTEEIDVAKGRVFKIINPNKINPTSLQPVGYKLVPIPSQKILAHPDSWHARRSNFGDAPIWVTKYNEGELFAAGTYTNQNEGEEGIKSWVERKDNVENDDIVVWHTFCFTHNPRPEDFPVMPAEVARVMLKPNSFFEYNPTLDIPPSSQAFNQSVLYDDTKASLNGYANGYANGHANGHADGVNGATEVMAGSSLNGSCCGKT from the coding sequence ATGTCCCCTGTTACTGTTGACCCTGCGCATCCCGCGCCCGCAGTTCATCCTCTTGATCCCGCAACGGCCGAAGAActcgaggaggcggtcGCTCTTGTCTCCACAAAGTTTAATGACGAGCCGCTCTTTTTCCATGCGGGCGGCCTCGCTGAGCCGCCCAAGCCTATCCTGCGCAAGTACCTCCGCGCTGAGCGTAGCGGCCAGCTGATTGCTCCTCCCCCGCGTCGCATGTCGCTCATGTTTTATATTGCCAAGACCCCGCGGCTATTCGAAGCTACAGTGGATGTCACGAACAAGAACGTCGACGAGTTCACCGAGCTTCCGCGGACCAAGATGGCGCCTTTGAACCCTGAAGAAGTGAACACAATTTGCGACTTGGTGTACAACTCCGACGAGCTCAAgaaggaggccgagcgtCTGAATATCCCGCTAAGCCATATTGTGGCCGAGCCGTGGGACTTTGCTCGTGATGCGGAAAACGAGCACGACCGGAAGGCTCAAGTTTTCTTTTTCATGCGCGATCTGGAGTCGGAGGATCTGGATGCGAACCCCTATGCGTACCCTCTGGACTTTTTGATGATTATTGATCTGAACACGGACCAAGACAAGATTTCCAGTGTGCCTCGCCTCCCGCTGGGCGTGAGCACCaagggcgacgacgagccgaaGGATGGATTCAAGTTTGGAAAGCCCAAGGCTCCAGAATACGCCCACCACCTGCAAAAGGAGAAGGCTCGGACTTCGCTGAAGCCACTTCGCGTGGTTCAGCCGGAAGGCCCGAGTTTCTCGGTGGACGGCTATCTGATCGAGTGGGAAAAGTGGCGTTTCCGTATCGGCTTCAACTGGCGCGAAGGCCTTGTCTTGTATGATATTACTTTCGACGGCCGTGAAGTATTCCACCGTATCTCGCTTTCCGAGATGGTGGTGCCGTACGGTGAGCCCCGTGCTCCATTGCACCGCAAGAATGCATTTGATCTCGGTAACCTGGGTGCTGGTTTCTGCGCCAACAacctcggccttggctGCGACTGTCTCGGTGTGATTAAGTACTTTGATGCCAACCTTCTCGGCTTTAATGGTAAACCGTTCAAGACGGAAAATGTCGTCTGCATGCATGAAATCGATGCCGGTATCCAGTGGAAGCACACCAATTGGCGTACAGGCAACGCTAGCGtcgtgcgtcgccgtcaGCTGCAACTGCAGACGATTATCACGGTGGCGAACTACGAGTACTGCTTCTACTACAACTTCGACCAGAGCGGCGAGATCATGTTCGACGTACTTGCCACGGGTATTCTCAGTACTACGCCTGTGGATCCCGACAACAAGGACCCTTGTGAGTTTGGTACGCGTGTTGCGCATGGTGTTCTGGGTCCCTATCATCAGCACATTTTCAACCTGCGCATTGATCCCTGCGTCGATGGTGATGGCAACTCGCTCCAGATTGTGGACAGCGTGCCGATGCCCAGGGACGAATTCAACCCTCACGGCATTGGCTACCGCACCGAGAGCCGTGTCATGAAAGAGTCGGGTACGGAAGAGATTGACGTCGCCAAAGGACGTGTGTTCAAGATTATCAATCCGAACAAGATCAACCCTACTTCGCTGCAGCCTGTTGGATACAAGCTGGTCCCAATTCCATCACAAAAGATCTTGGCGCACCCTGACTCGTGGCATGCTCGACGTTCCAATtttggcgacgcgccgatcTGGGTGACCAAATATAACGAAGGTGAGCTGTTTGCTGCTGGAACCTATACGAACCAAAACGAGGGTGAGGAGGGAATCAAGTCCTGGGTTGAGCGTAAGGACAATGTCGAAAATGATGACATCGTCGTTTGGCACACTTTCTGCTTTACCCATAACCCTCGCCCGGAGGACTTCCCTGTGATGCCTGCTGAGGTGGCTCGCGTGATGCTGAAACCTAACAGTTTCTTTGAATACAATCCCACGCTGGATATCCCGCCAAGCTCGCAGGCGTTTAACCAGAGCGTTCTGTATGATGACACGAAAGCATCTCTGAATGGTTATGCGAATGGTTACGCAAATGGTCACGCGAACGGCCATGCGGACGGCGTCAATGGCGCGACGGAGGTAATGGCCGGCTCTTCGCTCAATGGCTCGTGCTGTGGCAAGACATGA
- a CDS encoding uncharacterized protein (TransMembrane:10 (i33-56o68-90i102-122o128-149i161-178o190-207i228-248o268-290i320-339o372-392i); COG:E; EggNog:ENOG503NVNF), with amino-acid sequence MTDQHTGDEAAMPSQDDEQLLAMGHTPQLHRNFSFLSMLGLAFAVLNSWTALAASISLALPSGGSSAVVWGLVVAGICNWCLSVSLSEFLSAFPTAGGQYHWVAFVSPLGYRRIFSWITGWINVGGWIALSAAAGLLSSQLIVGMIALYHPSYKTERWQQFLIYIGYALWSFTMNAFGTKVLPVANKFSFFWSILGLAAICITVLATKSPDFADAKWVFGNFINKTRWPNGIAWLMGLLQGSFGLTAYDAVAHMIEEIPNPSVQGPRIMNASIIVGILTGFIFLVVLMFVSGGQEYLEDVISSPMTPLVRIFKIATDNNAAAVCLTMFPLVCLVFAALGSSTTSSRMTFAFAREQGLPGSKYLAHVHPTLKLPLNALILTTTLVVIFGLVFLGSSSAFSAITSAATIALNLSYGIPIAINCCQGRAKLPDRAYRLGPVLGWTANLVGVS; translated from the exons atgaCGGACCAGCAcacgggcgacgaggcagCAATGCCGAGTCaagacgacgagcagctgctTGCCATGGGACATACCCCGCAGCTCCATCGTAATTTTTCCTTCTTGTCGATGTTGGGCTTGGCGTTCGCCGTCCTCAATTCGTGgaccgcgctcgcggcgtcgaTCTCGCTGGCGCTGCCCAGCGGAGGGTCCAGTGCCGTGGTTTGGGGGCTGGTCGTAGCAGGCATTTGTAATTGGTGCCTCTCCGTGTCCTTATCCGAGTTCCTCTCTGCTTTTCCTACCGCCGGCGGGCAGTACCACTGGGTCGCGTTTGTGTCGCCGCTGGGTTATCGACGCATCTTTTCATGGATTACAGGGTGGATCAACGTGGGTGGATGGATTGCATtgagcgcagcagcaggacTGCTGAGCTCTCAGCTCATTGTGGGCATGATTGCACTGTACCATCCCTCGTACAAGACGGAGCGGTGGCAGCAGTTCCTCATCTATATTGGCTATGCGCTGTGGAGCTTTACAATGAATGCATTCGGTACCAAAGTCTTGCCTGTTGCCAACAAATTCAGCTTTTTCTGGTCCATCTTGGGCCTCGCCGCGATATGCATCACGGTGCTCGCGACCAAGTCGCCCGATTTCGCGGACGCCAAGTGGGTGTTTGGCAACTTTATCAACAAGACAAGGTGGCCCAATGGCATTGCATGGCTCATGGGCCTTCTCCAAGGAAGCTTCGGCCTCACAGCCTACGACGCGGTCGCCCACATGATTGAGGAGATTCCCAACCCGTCCGTCCAAGGACCGCGCATCATGAACGCAAGTATTATCGTGGGTATTCTTACGGGATTCATCTTTCTCGTGGTGCTCATGTTTGTCTCGGGGGGGCAGGAATATCTGGAAGATGTGATTTCTTCCCCGATGACGCCGCTCGTTCGCATCTTCAAAATCGCAACGGATAACAATGCGGCAGCCGTGTGCTTGACCATGTTTCCGTTGGTCTGCCTAGTctttgcggcgctgggatcgtcgacgacctcgagccGCATGACATTTGCATTCGCTAGGGAACAAGGACTACCTGGATCCAAGTACCTTGCCCATGTTCACCCGACATTGAAACTCCCATTGAACGCATTGATCCTCACTacgacgctcgtcgtcaTTTTCGGCCTGGTCTTTTTGGGCTCTTCAAGCGCATTTAGTGCGATTACTTCCGCGGCGACCATTGCGCTAAATCTATCCTATGGTATCCCTATTGCCATCAACTGCTGCCAGGGCCGCGCCAAGCTCCCTGACCGTGCGTATCGGCTGGGGCCCGTGCTCGGCTGGACGGCCAACCTCGTGGGCGTCTC ATAG
- a CDS encoding uncharacterized protein (BUSCO:EOG092603SM; EggNog:ENOG503NV04; COG:D; COG:Z) — protein sequence MRSPASFGTSANGQAPGPCTPAEVNRRDAFGRSVLHHLASADETMAGEYLQQLLSHPSVNVNLQDHESGWTALHRAMYYGNLRTAIILLQRADTDPLLRDWEGLTPFDLYNLTVDGTSPTPDDAAHGAELFVWGANRNYNLGLEHCNDCVLPERVKLARTEAGPTPGSRFNRLRVRDVAMSKWHTVVLTTERRSNVYVTGIGTLGRLGRTSQTQMKLERLRDFSEPAVCVAVGADHTLLVASSGAVYTFGSNRMAQLGFTIEEGMGTVASSTGTIRSGASNASLHGVSIGQNGTELDIQVTPRRVLGSLKRETVLGVAASRLHSVVFTADAVYTWGTNTGQLGYDHHAAPVQVQPRKVTAISQPVRQVAATEFATACLLESSDVVVFHGDTHFRITFPVPRLSSDMSVFRPRQSQPKPTIQKLTCSGTTFAALSGDGDLFTFVLEHPTGLRGSHTPKVTPPRPQLVWSVRRKFSAVRDVAIGQDGALILCTATGHVYLRGARAESGTSKAQAARAAKFHVVPYLQRVVRVKMNETGSYAALQAPPRLKEIAVRGRSIESEMLALLPHVAPSDAHRTRPRSASASSASSCSSHRSTPLSDASDDDQDGDQALQRYAAHARTLLHNAVEWRAKLHYPFDALPEVFAETGCDAVLVVEHGTLYVPTHRLVLATRIPALRAAIWAKERMQPPAALGVHVSHDGPLCVIERPDLSLISAFFLLQYLYTDDLPPVWTANLGVLVGPLCRSLDTTYAPVLPELRMLASSFGLDALNRALLSSVPRAPEPTLRGALEQLYACVAAHDARGCACEQAPPDVVLHLADRDVACHSFFLRRSPMLQALLEWHRTRGDQGTTHVDTPHWHWDVVRIGLQYLYTDAGLAIFAGSDTERTPDQFMDLVLDVLQFADELLLDKLQALCLTLLRQRIKPTNVGALLADANRHNATAFSEVCMDYATRNLETLLESGFLNGLATTDSVRLESYIQQRQDQHLKRTVASDRLFALSLKHQAYIAELDLPKPSLNMACLKVPKRQKSPALAPIDRAKSPELPPMPQNDDSLLFAMDDVQEALPKDDEWHTVGKQSKGRHSTAQMPRRSPALDAVQGEPSVSRWSLDSTPRSGGWHMPETPPVPSPRTRPMEPSDVLHGTPPPSATVSVESQEALARLPLAARVSQKERKKQQRNVPEPAPAPAAAPAWGRVARPSPNPSLGRPSPSPSASIGRPSPSPSVGRPSPSPSVGRPSPSPSAARPTPGTSRPTSSLSMTRPTPSPSNGIWRSSPSGASPVFGGTSPNTFGSPPAMSFAQIQQQQRVEGMVQEAARQTPKNFAQIQHEETVAQERQRRERQEAEAFERWFEEESRRVQQEQQSARQESSHRNDGRGRRGRRGGGQQRSSRGRGKQANPATARIDDA from the coding sequence atgcgctcgcctGCCTCTTTTGGCACGAGTGCGAATGGACAGGCGCCCGGCCCGTGCACGCCTGCCGAGGTGAACCGGCGCGACGCATTCGGACGCTCGGTGCTTCATCACCTCGCATCCGCCGACGAGACAATGGCAGGGGAGTACTTGCAGCAGCTCCTCAGCCATCCGTCGGTGAATGTCAATTTGCAGGACCACGAAAGTGGCTGgacggcgctgcaccgcgccaTGTACTATGGGAATCTGCGCACCGCCATAATTCTGTTGCAACGGGCGGATACGGAtccgctgctgcgcgactgGGAGGGCCTTACGCCCTTCGATTTGTACAATCTCACCGTCGACGGCACGAGCCCGACGCcggacgacgccgcgcacggcgccgagctcttTGTGTGGGGGGCCAACCGCAACTATaatctcggcctcgagcactGCAACGACTGCGTACTGCCGGAGCGCGTCAAGCTCGCACGCACCGAGGCTGGCCCAACGCCAGGCTCACGCTTTAaccgcctgcgcgtgcgcgacgtggccaTGTCCAAGTGGCACACGGTCGTGCTCAcgaccgagcgccgctCCAACGTATACGTCACCGGCATCGGGACGCTCGGGCGCCTGGGGCGCACGTCGCAGACGCAAATGAaactcgagcgcctgcgcgactttTCCGAGCCGGCCGTCTGCGtggcggtcggcgcggacCACACGCTGCTGGTCGCTTCAAGCGGCGCGGTTTATACCTTTGGCTCCAACCGCATGGCGCAGCTGGGCTTCACGATCGAAGAGGGGATGGGGACCGTCGCATCGTCCACCGGCACCAtccgctcgggcgcgtcgaACGCATCGCTGCACGGCGTGAGTATCGGCCAAAAcggcaccgagctcgaTATACAGGTGACGCcacgccgcgtgctcggctcgctcAAGCGCGAGACGGTGCTTGGCGTggcggcctcgcgcctGCACTCGGTCGTCTTCACCGCAGACGCCGTCTATACCTGGGGCACCAATACCGGCCAGCTCGGCTACGACCaccacgcggcgccggtgcaggTGCAGCCGCGCAAGGTCACGGCCATCAGCCAGCCGGTGCGGCAGGTCGCTGCGACCGAGTTTgcgacggcgtgcctgCTCGAGTCGTCCGACGTCGTCGTGTTCCACGGCGACACGCACTTTCGCATCACCTTTCCGGTGCCACGCCTGTCGTCCGACATGTCCGTCTTTCGCCCACGGCAGTCGCAGCCGAAGCCGACGATCCAAAAGCTGACGTGCTCGGGAACGACGTTTGCGGCGCTGTCGGGCGATGGCGACCTCTTTACGTTTGTTCTCGAGCATCCCAccggcctgcgcggcagccACACGCCCAAGgtgacgccgccgcggccgcagctcgtctggtcggtgcgccgcaagttttcggcggtgcgcgacgtggcgatCGGCCAGGACGGCGCCCTGATCCTCTGCACCGCCACCGGGCACGTCtacctgcgcggcgcgcgtgcagagAGCGGCACCAgcaaggcgcaggccgcgcgtgccgccaAGTTCCACGTCGTGCCGTACCTGCAGCGTGTCGTGCGTGTCAAGATGAACGAGACGGGGAGCtacgcggcgctccaggcgccgccgcgcctcaAGGAGATTGCCGTACGTGGCCGCAGCATCGAGAGTGAAATGCTCGCCCTCTtgccgcacgtcgcgcccagcgatgcgcaccgcacACGGCCacggagcgcaagcgcgagcagcgcgagcagctgctcgtcgcACCGGTCCACGCCTCTCTCTGACGCGTCCGATGACGACCAGGACGGCGAccaggcgctccagcggtacgctgcgcacgcccgcacgctgctgcacaaCGCTGTCGAGTGGCGCGCAAAGCTGCACTACCCCTTCGACGCGCTCCCCGAGGTCTTTGCCGAGACGGggtgcgacgcggtgctggTCGTGGAGCACGGCACGCTCTACGTGCCTACGCACCGTCTCGTGCTTGCGACGCGCATTCCcgcgctccgcgccgcGATCTGGGCCAAGGAGCGTATGCAGCCCCcagccgcgctcggcgtgcatgTCTCGCACGACGGGCCGCTGTGCGTGATCGAGAGGCCGGACCTCTCGCTGATTTCTGCATTTTTCCTTTTGCAATACCTCTATACGGACGACCTGCCCCCGGTCTGGACCGCGaacctcggcgtgctcgtcggGCCACTGTGCCGCTCGCTGGACACGACCTATGCCCCGGTCCTCCCggagctgcgcatgctcgcgagctcgttcggcctcgacgcgctgaaccgcgcgctgctctcgAGCGTTCCTCGTGCGCCAgagccgacgctgcgcggcgcgctcgagcagctctaTGCGTgtgtcgctgcgcacgacgcacgGGGCTGTGCGTGCGAacaagcgccgccggacgtcgtgctgcacctcgccgaccgcgacgtggcGTGCCACTCGTTCTttctgcgccgctcgccgatgctccaggcgctgctcgagtgGCACCGCACGCGGGGCGACCAAGGCACGACGCACGTCGACACGCCACACTGGCACTGGGACGTGGTGCGCATCGGCCTCCAATACCTCTATACCGACGCGGGCCTCGCGATCTTTGCAGGGAGCGAcacggagcgcacgccggacCAGTTTATGGACCTTGTGCTGGACGTGCTCCAGtttgccgacgagctgctcctcgacaaACTCCAGGCGCTGTGCCTGACGCTGCTCAGACAGCGCATCAAGCCGACCAatgtcggcgcgctgctcgccgacgcgaaCCGCCACAATGCCACGGCGTTTAGCGAGGTGTGCATGGACTACGCGACACGCaacctcgagacgctcctcgagtcCGGCTTCCTCAACGGGCTCGCAACGACCGAcagcgtgcgcctcgagtcgtatatccagcagcgccaggaCCAGCACCTGAAGCGCACCGTCGCATCCGAccgcctctttgcgctctCGCTCAAGCACCAGGCGTacatcgccgagctcgacctgcCCAAGCCCTCGCTCAACATGGCGTGCCTCAAGGTACCAAAACGCCAAAagtcgccggcgctcgcgccgatcgACCGCGCCAAGTCGCCCGAGCtgccgcccatgccgcaGAACGACGATTCGCTCCTCTTTGCGATGGACGACGTCCAGGAGGCACTGCCTAAGGACGACGAGTGGCACACTGTCGGCAAGCAGTCCAAGGGACGGCACTCGACGGCACAGATGccccggcgctcgccggcgctcgacgcagtACAGGGCGAGCCGAGCGTCAGCCGCTGGTCCCTCGAtagcacgccgcgctcggggGGATGGCACAtgcccgagacgccgccggtgccgagccCACGCACGAGGCCCATGGAGCCGTCGGACGTCTtgcacggcacgccgccgcccagcgcTACGGTCTCGGTCGAGTCGCAAGAGGCCCTTGCACGCCTGCCGCTCGCTGCACGCGTCTCGCAAAAGGAGCGCAAGAAACAGCAGCGTAATGTGCCggagccggcgccggcgccggcggctgcaccggcgtgggggcgcgtcgcacggccgtcgccgaaTCCGAGCCTTGGCCGcccgtcgccgtcgccaaGTGCGAGTATCGGCCGcccgtcgccgtcgccaaGTGTCGGCCGcccgtcgccgtcgccaaGTGTCGGCCGcccgtcgccgtcgccgagcgctgcacggccgacaccgggcacgtcgcgcccgaCTTCGTCGCTGAGCATGACACGCCCTACGCCGTCGCCCAGCAACGGCATatggcgctcgtcgccgtcgggTGCGTCGCCCGTGTTTGGCGGCACATCGCCGAACACGTTTGGCTCGCCTCCGGCCATGTCCTTTGCGCAGatccagcagcagcagcgtgtcgagggGATGGTGCaggaagcggcgcgccagacGCCCAAGAACTTTGCACAGATCCAGCACGAAGAGACTgttgcgcaggagcggcagcggcgtgaGCGGCAAGAGGCTGAGGCGTTTGAGCGCTGGTTCGAGGAAGAGTCGCGGCGTGTGCAGCAAGAGCAGCAGTCGGCGCGACAGGAATCCTCGCACCGCAacgacggccgcggccggcgggGGCGCCGTGGCGGTGGGCAGCAGCGCTCGTCACGCGGGCGTGGGAAGCAAGCGAATCCAGCTACGGCACGTATTGACGACGCATAA